The genomic region GCAGCAAAATGCAACGCAATTTAAGATTAACCAGctcttgtttctgtacatgGGTTATGTTAAATGATTGACCGTAGTTCACAAAGATTTTTCAGTGTGGTTGGTCTTGTGTACTTCTCCAGATTTTTCAGTTGTACCCTTGCTCCTGTAAAGgtcaacaacaaaatgtttaCTGCTTCTTTGCTGAGCAAATGTGGAGTGGAGCTAATATGTTAAGTCAAGAGTTGCTACATTTAGTTGGTTAAAATTGTGACATTCACAAAAACAGTCTTGGAATATTTTAATAGTGGTTTAATGAACAAATAAGAGGCAATACCAGGTACATTACACAAACCAGTATTGTcaagatataaaaataaacactctgAACACCATTTTATGAAGTTACCCAACTGGTATCTGTTTTGCACTGTACCCACGTTGATACCTTCAATAATGACATCTTTGTGTGATTTAAagggtaaaaagaaaaaaaggacagcaTAGAAAGAGCAGCTAGTTAGGGAGCCAGTAATGAACGAACACACTcctctttattttttgaatCCCCTTTTATAAAGCTCTTAACACAAAACTTGTCatctctgtacaaacactgctttCTAGAACACACAAAAATAGGGGCAGTGAAGTcaacaaaatactgtacaaaACAACAAGGaatgactgacactgacaggTGTGGCACTTTTAAAGGTTAGcttatgtaaatgtttgtattgaAACACCTTGGAGAAAGTGATCTTCAGTCTTAATCAAAagtgcagggttttttttttgcccacctCCACTACATTCTTTTAACTGTTAGAAGGGAAAACTGTACCCAACTATCCTGAAAATTacaagtaaaaaagtagctttatATACTTTTCCTCTTCTGGCACATAAAAAGCCTGCTCAGTAGCTTTCAAGTTTGACAACACCACCATCTCCTTCGCTGACAAATCTCTTCCGGCCCCTGatgagagacaaaacaaaataaataaatacaaaagagttcaatgaaaaataattaaataagatGTGTGCTCCGAGTTAAGGAATGCCCTTACCGACATGGACAAAGATCTCTTAACTTTACATCAATGACTTCAATACTGAGGCTTTTGTCAACAAACTGCTCCAGGATGAAGTATGCACGCGGGACATCTATGTTGATTTCAGCAATGTCCATGTAAATTCTCTCATAGCcctatgaaagaaaaatatgtataaatcaCAGGCTCACCATGCCAGCAAACGTACCATGAACAAGATGCAGTACGAAATCTAAACACCAGGTGGCATCTTACCCTTCTCATTTGGTCCACAGTGAtgatggaggacagagagagtgattTTAGAAGCTGCAGAACCATGTTGAATGTTTTCTCTCCTTTGGACTCCAAAACCATCACGATTGCCTGAGGGAAATAGCAATATTCACAATCTTGTATTGTACTCTGGAATTTTTCTGTACATACATTATTGGTCATCAAGAAAGGATTTTCTCCTTGTTCCATTGCAATACTTCACACCTACAACCAAGCCCAGTACTTACCTCATAAACAAACTCATGGTGAAAGTGGGGAACCTCCAGATCTCTGAGGCATCTCTCAGCCTCCTTAATGTCTCCAGACAGGATGTACTCCTTCAACAGTAAGTTCATCTGGAATAGCAgtcaaaggaaataaaaaaaaaaatcaacaaaaacaaaacagcaaaacagcaaATGCAAGatgtaaaataagaaaatactaGACTGCTTGACGGAGAGCCTGACACTTTTTCAAGTCTATTTATGTTTGGTTAGGtacaatacatatttttttgcgtttcctGCCTACCAAACTGACCGTaccctgatggaaacacagcaaaagtGATAGTGAACAGTTCACCTCTTTGATCAGCTGTATGACAGGTCGCTGGCCTCCGCCTGTCCCCCACTGGCTGTCAATGCGAAGGCCTCCCAGACTCATCTTCAGCAGCACTGCTGCCCGATCCAGTGCCGCTCTGgaagacaaaacacagacacatttagtGGACCAAACCTATCAAACTGCAACAGTTTTCATTCAGAAATTCATCACGTCTCCCTGAAAATGTGCTGTGTCTGCTCcaataatatgtaaaaaaacaacaacaacaatctgtaTTCTGTTTCTTTTGTCTTAAATATATTTGAACtgtttataaatgttaaattgtaAAAGCCTGCATAAAAACGACATTCAGTTGCCCACATGGACACTGGTGAAGAAGCGTTTTCTTGCTGTAATCAATCCTCACTTTCATACCGACTATTTAAGTACACCAgtggccccctttacacctgccattagaatgtgttttctgtgttcagATAGCGATCGAATAGTTGTCACTGTCATCCCCCCCGATGTCACCTCCCCCTCTGTGCActgccatatcaacaacaacgaCAATGTTCGCCGCATGTGAAGTCGCAATATTGTTTTGGCATCAGGTTGAAcaaatttcaaaaacattttttaagagaCTTCCTAGcacaaaaaaatggttttagATGACTCACAGCTTAGATGACAGATAAATCACAGAATGAGGTCTGTGGATGAGATCGTTTTGAACAGCAGGAATGATTCAAGCAAGAGAAGCCTGTTTATTTTTCAAGCACACACCCATTTTAAGGAAGACTTGACATTTGTGGACATATCCTTAAAGCTATACTCATTTTAAGAGTTATACTTTATATTTCTATTGATTGAATCCTATACACATTTGAAACCCTGATATAATTTCTTGATGTTTTTCCTTCctaaaaaaacatcaatcagAAGATGACAATCGTGAGCAGCAGAGCTTTGCCATCAAACACTTACCTTGTGTATTCACAGTCAACTCTGCCTTTGTAACCTTCAATGTAGCCCTTGGACAATATTTGGTCGCTAACAGCACGTGCAATAAATTGACCCACCAGCTGGAGGAGAAgcacaagaacaaaacattATCAACCGCAAACATATGCCCCATGTTGTGCCGATGTATGTGATGTTTATTTATGACTGCCCTCAAAACAGATTTTGAAGATTCTTGTTTTAGATGATGAACACTGTCGATGCTTGCTTGCTGCTATTACTCATTGGAAACTTGGTCAGTCTAAAGAACTATAGacccactgaaaacactgactgGCAGTGGCCTCAGGGGCACATGTGAGGGTTTGTTTACAGTAGTTTAAGCATGTGATTTAGAGAAACAATAGAGCTTTGCTCATCTGACCTTGACAAAGCCCTTACTCATCACTGATCATTGTTTTtgtacagagaaacacacaaaaagagagtgtgagtgtgtgtgaaactaaaaaaaaaaaagagagtgaaacTGTGACACGGGGCTGGGCAGCGCACAGTCAAAGTGGTACAGAAATGACCAGTGAGACTGAGGCAGAATGAGGCAGTGGAAGGAGGGCTGTGTGGTATGTGTGGGGGTGACCAATATCCCTTTGAGTGTCCTTTGCTGAGCTTGCAATATTCAAGCACATGCAGACAATGAACAGAGATCTCATGGCTGTGTAAACTGAACAAAAACTAGCTCTCTCTAACACAACAAACCACAGTGTTGTTCCCCTGTGCAGGTCCCCCACAGACTTTGCAAGAAACCCAAACTGAAACTAGTCTTGTAGCTCAAaagttttggtttattttgttctgATAAATTGTGCATATTATTTAATCCAAATgttctagatgtaacaaaaatgTTCAGTTACATTAGACACTATAACTTTACTATACTATTACTGTAATTCTGTActttttactgtgaaaaaaaacatggatgacATGGAGAATGATGACACCAGGCTCAATTAAGCTCAATTTTGTCCAAAGTTCAACTGCTGAATCTTAATTGTGGCAGTGCACACATTTATCCGCACTTACCTGAGGAGCCCCAGGTGTGTCCAGGACCAACTCTGGCAGCTCTCTGAGAATTTTGTCAAAGGAGCTTTCCATGTCGCTGTGTGACAGAACGGGCCCACATAAGTCAGTCAGCAGCCTGGAGGTGAGCTCTCGGTGGCTGGCTTTGGCCTCCAGGGCCAGCGACACAGCCAGTGAGGGCACCTCACTCCGCATGGGCCCCAGGTTCAGCTCTGCAAGTAGCTCCTGGATATGAAGAGAGGTGTTCACTGTACTATACATGAGATCTGTAAATGAATGTGTACACATGTTCTTCCGCAACACAGAATAGCGTTTACCAACATGCATGATGTTGTGACACTTACAGCTACTTCATTTGTGTCACCATGTTCAAAGTACTCCTGCACTATGGGGGTGACCGTCTTCTCAAAGTCCCTTTCATTCAGAGGAGGAACCACGGTCTCATACACACAGttttcctgtcaaaacaatcacaatccatgtacagtgtttgacatttataagattgtgttcatattttttccaCTACATGAAGATACAatagaaaatatacacaatatgaTGCCTTAGAAACAAAGTCTTTGAAATGAACATAAAGGCATTCGTTCTATTCAAATCACTTCACGCAGGAGTCACTACCTGAGCTTCATCATAGTTGGGGTCTTTCTGGTCAACCTCCTCTGGCCCATACACTTCACCAGATCGGCCCCAGACACCTTTGCCTCCAGCTCCGCCTGCGAACAAAGGTCAGTGACAATCTTAGCTATGATATCAAGCAACATTTCAAGTGTTCATGTTAAAGCAATATTACAGCGTCCTTTTCGAAAGACATATTGGACCACATTGCTTAGTTACTTAGGTAATAGGACTTGTTTTctacatacaaacaaataagcaacaaaaacatacactgcTTTGACGTCTTGCTTATTTAATGGTTTTCAATTTCTAGTAACTGACGAATGAAAGTGACATAGAAACTTTTGTGAACAGCATCTCTGAAAATGCTTTTTCAAAGCCTTTTCAAGCAAGTGAAATGAAAAGGCTGGAAGTGTTACAGTTCACATCAGGTACACTGAGAATAGTGAGGAACAGAAAAGGTGGTGCTGATTTCATTTCGTGTTTCCGACGCTTATAGTCGACTTCCTTTTTAGGAGTGACAAACCAAAGGGGGGATAGTTTGAAACAGAGTCACAAAGCCAGATGACAGACACCCAGGTCGTTTTAAATACGTGTCATAATTGTTGTTAAAGTCCTCTAAATGTCAGATTCTTTTTGTGTGGTTACAGTTTTAATGTCAACAGATACAACCACAATTgatttcagcacacacacacacgcgcttgctaagtgtgtgtgtgtgtgacttcctTCTTTCAAAACAGGAAGACACTTAGCTGTAGTTTATAACACAAGTTAGACCTCAGAGAGGAACAGcgcaataataaatgtaattttaatgttacaaatgttatACGGATTATTGTCTTAGTGTGTGGCATTCACAAATTATCACTCTAAAACAAGTTGGAATATAATCTCTCTATTCTGGGAGGCAACACCCTGGTGCATGTTACACTGACAGAACATCTGCTGGGTCCAAGTCCAACACCAACAGATTGCAGACAGTTTAAGAAGCCCAGTACCAAAGCAGCTTGTGTGACACTTTTAAACCCCCATTAGTCCCATTCAGTgtgtcacatactgtaccttcCACTATATTTAGCACAGTGCAGATTGGTTGTGGGAACATGTCCTGCTTCTTCATAAAACATGGTGTTTTTCAAAACTGCCATGCATGGAGGAAAAGCTCACAGCTCATATTACAGGGCACCACTGGCATTGCAGTTTTGTTATGTAACCAGAAAACAGAGACAAGACGCCAAGAGGAAATGCACTTGCTTGTGGGAAGAGCAGAGTTGTGCTGCAGTCTGCAGGGACATGGAAATGAAAATAGGTATTTTGTGTAATAAGAGACAGCTGGACAGTCAGAGGACGTTGACACATCTGTCAATTGTGTTCTACTTGTACTTTTCTGATGTATATGAGACAGTCATGGGCTGCAGGATGAGGGCAGATCAGAGGAGCTATATGTGGCTGGATATATAAACTGGAAACAGAATCACAGCCAACCATTACGCAACATTTACAGCTAAACGTTGCCATCACTGTATCCTGGAAAACGAGATCCTCTAACTTTGGCATTACAGATGAGttgatatcaataattataCCAATAAATATGAGACAATCTAAGAATGAATTTTGCTTCATAGTGAACGTCAATTGTGGTTTAAACTAAGTTCTTATTAAGCAGTTATTGCACATATCTGAGCTAAAACATTCAGTAAATATATGTCAAGTGGCAAAGGTACACTTAATTCTAATGCCACAAAAGTCGTTAGCTGTAGGCATATTCCTTGCCATACATCCAAGTTACATGTCTATTCACATATGAGCATATCCACAAATTACGCTGTAACAAGTAATCCCGCATTGATCATTTAAACTAACCCTAAACTATATCAACTCAATACTGGCTCCTACAATATGTGTCATATggcaaagtgtgtttgtgcaatgtATTAACATTATAtagtattttatataatataatatatttcaaTTTATTAACATCATATAACAATTAAATATTGAAGAAAAATGATATCTCAATATAGCCCGAGACTTGAGACTAAAAGATTTAATAAAAAGTTCTTATACATGTCTGTGGGTACAATAGTATAAAAGGGGGAATACTGATGTCACATCCTATGCATTGATATAATATTGCTTACAAACAACTTTTTCCATTCAACAATTATTTTACTCATTGAGCGGAATTTTCCAGAAAGGCCTGGCTGAGCAAATGGCAACAGAATAAAGCAGTGCTTTTAAATGGGTGTGAGCTGCTGAGGATCACATAGCCATTTGTCTACATGCTATTCGGTTTACGGCTCCAAGATAAAAAAGTCCACCAGATGATGAAAGCAGAGGATCAGTGATGAAGGCTTTCTTCTCTTTGAAGCACTGGGCAACAAAAACACTAGTGGCTCAAGCATTTGTTGCTCATGGTAATGgccagacaaaaacaaaagcctctCCTGAGACATGTTAACTGTGCtgactgaaaatgtgaaatcttCTTACCTTTCTTTGGCAGGCCTCTGCCCTTGCCCTGTCGAGACTTTCTGTCCAGCAGCTTGCTCTTAGGGCTGGTGGGAGCCACAGAGGTTCCCCTCACCACATCCCCATTTTCGCTGAGGGAGTCCCCCCTGCCAGAGTCCCTGGAGGAGTTCTTCCTCAGTCTCCGCTTTGCCTTGGCCTTGAGACGTGCCTCATGGATACTGTTGCTTGAGGAGGACAGCCAGTTTCCATTGATCTCgctgttaatgtttttgttgcatatAGCCGACCTGCCATGGTCTTCATCACCAGATACAAAAGAGTCACTCAGGTCTTCAGCCTCTGTTGGATTAAAACAATGATACGAGTGAGTTGATGTGACTATGTTTGTGAGACAAACAACAGATAAGCAACTTTTGTGTACAGAAAAGATCAGCACAGGAAGGCTGGACCTGATAACCAGTATTACTTGTGTGGGCCTGCTGCAAGTACACATGAATCCATGTCAGAACTAAATTAGTCTGAGGATAATCCAGTACCATCAGTATCAATCAAACACTGGTCAAAATGACTCTGATATAGGAAAATAAGAAGAGTAAAACTCA from Solea senegalensis isolate Sse05_10M linkage group LG6, IFAPA_SoseM_1, whole genome shotgun sequence harbors:
- the pdcd4b gene encoding programmed cell death protein 4b; translation: MATDCEAWLNANPVEAEDLSDSFVSGDEDHGRSAICNKNINSEINGNWLSSSSNSIHEARLKAKAKRRLRKNSSRDSGRGDSLSENGDVVRGTSVAPTSPKSKLLDRKSRQGKGRGLPKKGGAGGKGVWGRSGEVYGPEEVDQKDPNYDEAQENCVYETVVPPLNERDFEKTVTPIVQEYFEHGDTNEVAELLAELNLGPMRSEVPSLAVSLALEAKASHRELTSRLLTDLCGPVLSHSDMESSFDKILRELPELVLDTPGAPQLVGQFIARAVSDQILSKGYIEGYKGRVDCEYTRAALDRAAVLLKMSLGGLRIDSQWGTGGGQRPVIQLIKEMNLLLKEYILSGDIKEAERCLRDLEVPHFHHEFVYEAIVMVLESKGEKTFNMVLQLLKSLSLSSIITVDQMRRGYERIYMDIAEINIDVPRAYFILEQFVDKSLSIEVIDVKLRDLCPCRGRKRFVSEGDGGVVKLESY